A part of bacterium genomic DNA contains:
- the rfbF gene encoding glucose-1-phosphate cytidylyltransferase, protein MKVVILAGGYGTRLGEITEQIPKPMVSVGGKPILWHIMKIYAHYGFKDFVISLGYKADVIKHYFYNYKSHSSDFTIELGSGDITFHNTNEEADWKVTLVDTGLNSLKGARLKRIERYLDDINMVTYGDGLSDISIPDLITFHNQKGKIVTISGVHPPARFGELIEENGTLLEFQEKPQTSSGLINGGFMVFDKMLLNYLTPDESCDLEYGAFDTLTAENQISVFKHTGNWECVDHERDLKHMNKLWSEDKAFWKVW, encoded by the coding sequence ATGAAAGTTGTGATACTTGCAGGAGGCTATGGTACTCGACTAGGCGAAATCACAGAACAGATACCAAAACCAATGGTATCCGTAGGTGGTAAACCAATTCTCTGGCATATTATGAAAATATATGCCCATTATGGTTTTAAGGACTTTGTCATCAGCCTAGGCTATAAGGCTGATGTGATTAAGCATTACTTCTATAACTACAAGTCGCACTCAAGCGACTTCACCATTGAACTTGGCTCTGGCGATATCACTTTTCACAATACCAATGAAGAAGCCGACTGGAAGGTCACACTTGTTGATACAGGGCTGAACTCCCTGAAAGGAGCTCGTTTGAAAAGAATCGAGCGTTATCTCGATGACATCAACATGGTTACCTATGGCGATGGTCTCTCTGATATTTCGATTCCCGATCTCATTACATTTCACAATCAGAAGGGTAAAATTGTTACCATCTCAGGAGTGCATCCTCCAGCAAGATTCGGCGAACTGATCGAAGAAAATGGCACACTGCTAGAATTTCAAGAAAAGCCTCAGACCTCATCTGGCCTAATCAATGGAGGCTTTATGGTTTTTGATAAAATGTTGCTTAACTACCTGACGCCAGACGAGTCATGTGACCTGGAATATGGAGCCTTTGACACCTTAACTGCTGAAAATCAAATCTCTGTGTTTAAACACACTGGGAATTGGGAGTGTGTTGACCATGAACGAGATCTCAAACATATGAATAAACTTTGGAGTGAGGATAAGGCATTCTGGAAGGTCTGGTGA
- a CDS encoding PIG-L family deacetylase: protein MFESKKKVLILAPHTDDAEFGAGGTLRKFIESGSDVHIATFSNAVQSLPVGYHAETLLHESEQAANILGIPEANRRYYDFNVRYFPSVRQEILEVLVKIQRELEPDVVLVPSRLDIHQDHQTIAQEGFRAFKLTTILGYELPWNTIETRSHLIIRLDETHINCKVEALGKYESQQHKPYASEDFVRAWARSRGVTVSATYAEAFEVLRWVV from the coding sequence ATGTTTGAATCAAAGAAGAAAGTCCTCATTTTAGCGCCACATACAGACGATGCAGAATTTGGTGCAGGGGGCACTCTCCGCAAATTCATTGAATCTGGTTCTGATGTTCACATAGCAACATTTTCAAATGCTGTTCAGTCACTTCCCGTTGGATATCACGCTGAAACACTACTCCATGAGTCTGAGCAAGCTGCTAATATTCTGGGCATACCAGAGGCAAATAGGCGTTACTACGACTTCAATGTCCGCTACTTTCCCAGCGTCAGGCAAGAGATTCTCGAAGTACTCGTAAAAATTCAACGTGAACTTGAACCTGATGTAGTTCTGGTTCCTTCAAGGCTTGATATACATCAAGACCATCAAACTATTGCTCAAGAGGGATTTCGTGCGTTTAAGCTTACGACGATTCTTGGCTATGAATTGCCGTGGAATACGATTGAGACTCGCTCTCACCTTATTATTCGCCTCGATGAAACCCATATAAACTGTAAGGTAGAAGCCCTAGGCAAATACGAATCTCAGCAACATAAGCCCTATGCGTCAGAAGACTTTGTGAGGGCTTGGGCACGAAGTCGAGGAGTAACCGTTTCCGCTACGTATGCGGAGGCATTTGAGGTGTTAAGATGGGTAGTCTGA
- a CDS encoding gfo/Idh/MocA family oxidoreductase, whose amino-acid sequence MDTKHFAFIGAAGYIAPRHLKAIKETGNSLAVALDSHDNVGILDSYFPETAFFTEFERFDRHVNRMQSKGLHLDYTSICSPNYLHDAHIRFALKNDMHAICEKPLVINARNLDSLVELEESTGKKIYTVLQLRLHQTIKELKRRVEFESRDSKYDVDLMYITSRGKWYDYSWKGVADKSGGVSTNIGIHFFDMLGFVFGELQQSVTHVSEPRRAAGFLEFEKARVRWFLSINRRDLPEIALREGKSTFRSITISGKELEFSEGFTDLHTETYKEIMAGNGFGIEHARPSIEIATSIRNAVPIGHKGDFHPYLSSFV is encoded by the coding sequence ATGGACACAAAACATTTTGCCTTTATTGGGGCTGCTGGATACATCGCTCCCAGACATTTAAAAGCCATAAAAGAGACAGGCAACTCTCTAGCCGTGGCGCTAGACAGCCATGATAATGTTGGGATACTGGATAGCTATTTCCCAGAGACCGCATTTTTTACAGAGTTTGAACGGTTCGATAGACATGTGAATCGGATGCAAAGCAAGGGGCTACACCTTGATTACACGAGCATTTGCTCCCCAAACTATCTCCATGATGCTCATATTCGATTTGCACTAAAAAACGATATGCATGCCATCTGTGAGAAACCGCTTGTGATTAATGCGCGTAATCTTGATTCACTCGTCGAGCTTGAAGAAAGTACGGGGAAAAAAATTTATACTGTTCTACAGCTACGCTTACATCAAACAATAAAAGAACTAAAACGGAGAGTGGAGTTTGAATCTCGAGACTCAAAGTATGATGTTGATTTGATGTATATTACATCTCGAGGTAAATGGTATGATTATTCTTGGAAAGGAGTAGCCGATAAGTCGGGAGGTGTCAGTACGAATATAGGAATACATTTCTTTGATATGCTCGGATTTGTATTTGGGGAACTTCAGCAGTCAGTAACACATGTTTCAGAACCAAGAAGAGCTGCTGGGTTCTTAGAATTTGAAAAGGCACGTGTAAGATGGTTTTTATCGATTAATCGTAGAGATTTACCAGAAATAGCGTTGAGAGAAGGAAAGTCCACCTTTCGCTCAATTACTATTAGTGGGAAGGAGCTGGAGTTCTCCGAGGGGTTTACGGATCTTCATACCGAAACCTATAAAGAGATCATGGCTGGCAATGGCTTCGGAATAGAGCATGCCCGGCCGTCAATCGAAATTGCAACATCTATTCGTAACGCCGTTCCAATCGGTCACAAAGGAGACTTTCATCCGTACTTGAGCTCGTTTGTTTAA